Proteins from a single region of Flavobacterium sp. YJ01:
- a CDS encoding RagB/SusD family nutrient uptake outer membrane protein has protein sequence MKHIKIGLMVMLSFVMVQCSDDFLDKTQPDTINTGNYPTNAEELITMVNGAYQPLQWPKLYNFRMWTSDIFAGNSIVGAGGGEDGIETTNLSNFVTTPSNEGVLDLWRGPWPGILRSNIVLSVGPKLNIDESVKNRCLGEAYFLRAQYYFILVRFFGDVPLITEPQNSNSDLYPSRTSKDKVYALILSDLEKAVAMLPTKQEMSEGDKGRASKGSAIGLLAKVNLTLSNWQQVVDLTTKLETMGYGLNADYSDNFRTETENSKESLFEVQYAANAGYDFWSNENQASWASTFTGPRSSNMVAGAYGWSQPTQEFFNSYENGDLRKDKTVLYQGCPDFAGIPYSASYSLTGYNLRKFLVPLSISPSYDNSPLNFPVLRYSDVLLMKAEALNELGNTSQAETPLNLVRRRAGLANINTGLGKAAFRDAVLHERRIELAFEGQRWFDLIRVENGQYGLDFLHSIGKTNADQHHLLLPIPQIERDRNPNLSQNPGY, from the coding sequence ATGAAACACATAAAAATAGGCTTAATGGTAATGCTATCATTTGTAATGGTGCAGTGCAGTGATGATTTTTTAGACAAAACGCAGCCAGATACTATCAATACCGGAAATTATCCTACCAATGCTGAGGAATTAATCACAATGGTTAACGGTGCTTATCAGCCATTGCAATGGCCAAAACTATATAATTTCAGAATGTGGACCAGTGATATATTTGCAGGCAACAGCATTGTTGGTGCCGGCGGAGGTGAAGATGGAATTGAAACCACGAACTTATCTAATTTTGTTACAACTCCAAGTAACGAAGGGGTCTTGGACTTATGGCGTGGACCATGGCCAGGAATATTGAGATCAAATATTGTTTTATCAGTCGGACCAAAGCTAAATATTGACGAATCAGTTAAAAATAGATGTTTAGGCGAGGCGTACTTTTTAAGAGCACAGTATTATTTTATTTTAGTTCGTTTTTTTGGCGATGTTCCATTAATTACTGAGCCTCAAAATTCAAACAGCGATCTTTATCCATCACGTACATCAAAAGATAAAGTATATGCTTTGATATTAAGTGATTTGGAAAAAGCTGTTGCCATGCTTCCTACCAAGCAGGAAATGTCAGAGGGAGATAAAGGGCGTGCAAGTAAAGGATCTGCAATTGGTTTATTGGCTAAAGTAAATCTTACATTAAGCAATTGGCAGCAGGTTGTCGATCTAACGACAAAACTGGAAACAATGGGATATGGATTGAATGCAGATTACAGCGACAATTTCAGGACTGAAACTGAAAATTCTAAGGAATCTCTTTTTGAAGTTCAATATGCTGCCAATGCAGGATATGATTTTTGGAGTAATGAAAATCAGGCTTCATGGGCAAGTACTTTTACAGGGCCAAGAAGTTCTAATATGGTAGCAGGAGCTTACGGATGGAGCCAGCCAACTCAGGAGTTTTTTAACAGTTATGAGAATGGCGATCTTCGTAAGGATAAAACGGTATTGTATCAGGGATGCCCTGATTTTGCGGGAATCCCTTACAGTGCTTCCTATTCCTTGACAGGATATAATTTAAGAAAGTTTTTAGTACCGCTAAGCATTTCACCTTCTTATGATAACAGCCCGCTGAATTTCCCTGTGCTTCGCTATTCTGATGTTTTATTAATGAAAGCAGAGGCTCTTAATGAATTAGGGAATACTTCACAGGCAGAAACACCGCTTAATCTGGTGCGCAGACGTGCAGGTTTGGCTAACATTAATACTGGACTTGGTAAAGCTGCATTTAGAGATGCGGTTCTGCATGAGAGGAGAATAGAATTAGCATTTGAAGGGCAAAGATGGTTTGACCTTATAAGAGTGGAAAATGGACAGTACGGATTGGATTTTCTTCATTCTATTGGTAAAACAAATGCGGATCAGCATCATTTGCTTCTTCCAATACCGCAAATTGAGCGTGACAGAAATCCTAATTTAAGCCAAAATCCAGGCTACTAA
- a CDS encoding TonB-dependent receptor, with protein sequence MRSCHEIDVRRTSIKDFILVLFMLAALCGSNSAFAVAKQQEGPAIKSAQKTITGTVYNEKHEPLPGATVTIKGTASSTTTDFDGKFSIKVNTSDAVLVISYIGYSNKEISAAGTNLEIQLVPEAVSLTDIVVIGYGKAKARDLTGAVASIDVAKTKNQPVANIGEAMQGRAAGVQVISSGEPGSNVTFRVRGTGTIANNNPLIVVDGMPLNGGLNQVNMNDVESISVLKDASSTAIYGSRGANGVVIVTTKRGGTKEGSTLTFDTFTGVQNASNVVKMLNASQYASLNNDMMTNGGLNPNPLWTNPASLGTGTDWVGTLFNPEMMSSYTLSYGNKTKKSNIYVSANYFNQKGIVLNTDYERFIVQFNSDTKVTSKVKFGNSVKIAHDIKESGAYDIRNTLLANPTQPIYDENGNFTGPTGNPLYYGDITNPIGKATTVERSTKGYNLQGNLFAEINLLKNLVFKSLGGVEANFWFDRTWSPKYSWGSNVQTNSYLSQGTNRSITVLWDNTLTYDAHFGAHNVNAVVGSSSQSNKYDFLNGSIQKFASDETQQIDNGTLQPTVGGNASEWAIMSYLARVNYDYDGKYYVTGTIRRDGSSRFGEGNKWGWFPSGALSWRISSEKFMEKVTAINDLKLRVGYGITGNQDIGNYAFSSSYNTVMYNFNNNYVSAVVPTVLPNTNVKWEGQEQFNVGLDASFFDSRINLTFDAYVKNTNDMLVPMSVPVTSGYSDIYVPSINAGKIQNKGIELSLSTKNLVHEFKWSSDAVFSYNKNKVDSINGDTPIITGSTGLNSTISLIQAGYPVNVFYGYVTDGIFQTQTDVNNHAVQMPGSNTATSTAPGDVRFKDLNNDGIINDKDRTFLGNPNPKFTYSLNNTFSYKNFDLTVYFQGVYGNDIYNANRMYTESMSVANNQTAATLGRWTGIGTSNSMPRAVYGDPNSNARVSDRFVEDGSYLRLKNVSLSYNFPESVFNNVFSSIRLYFSAQNVLTFTNYKGFDPEVSVNGIDNSVYPVTTNYSIGLNLGF encoded by the coding sequence ATGAGATCATGTCATGAAATTGATGTTCGTAGGACATCCATCAAAGATTTTATCCTTGTACTTTTTATGCTGGCAGCACTTTGTGGCAGCAATAGCGCTTTTGCCGTTGCAAAACAGCAGGAAGGTCCTGCAATTAAAAGTGCGCAAAAGACAATTACAGGAACCGTATATAATGAAAAGCATGAGCCTTTACCTGGTGCGACGGTAACAATAAAAGGAACCGCATCAAGTACTACTACAGATTTCGACGGAAAATTTTCTATTAAGGTAAATACTTCCGATGCTGTTTTAGTAATATCATATATTGGATACTCCAACAAAGAAATTTCTGCAGCAGGTACAAATTTGGAGATTCAGTTGGTACCGGAAGCAGTATCGCTGACAGATATTGTAGTAATCGGATACGGAAAAGCCAAAGCTAGAGATTTAACTGGGGCTGTTGCTTCAATCGATGTAGCCAAAACGAAAAATCAGCCTGTTGCCAATATTGGCGAGGCCATGCAGGGAAGGGCTGCCGGTGTGCAGGTCATTTCGAGCGGAGAACCGGGATCTAACGTCACTTTTAGAGTGAGGGGAACAGGAACCATTGCTAATAATAACCCTCTAATCGTAGTTGACGGAATGCCTTTGAATGGAGGACTTAACCAAGTTAATATGAATGATGTAGAATCGATCAGCGTGCTTAAAGATGCTTCTTCTACAGCAATTTATGGTTCCAGGGGAGCAAATGGAGTTGTGATTGTAACTACTAAAAGAGGCGGGACAAAAGAAGGTTCAACTTTGACTTTCGATACTTTTACGGGAGTGCAAAATGCTTCAAATGTGGTAAAGATGCTGAATGCTTCACAATACGCATCGTTAAATAATGATATGATGACTAATGGAGGACTTAATCCTAATCCATTATGGACAAATCCCGCTTCTTTGGGAACAGGAACCGACTGGGTTGGAACATTATTCAATCCAGAGATGATGTCCAGCTATACTTTATCTTATGGGAATAAAACAAAAAAATCCAATATCTATGTTTCTGCTAATTATTTTAACCAAAAAGGTATCGTTTTAAATACTGATTATGAAAGATTCATTGTGCAGTTTAATTCTGATACTAAAGTGACCAGCAAAGTAAAATTTGGAAACAGTGTTAAAATTGCACACGATATAAAAGAAAGCGGTGCATATGATATCCGTAACACGTTATTAGCAAATCCTACCCAGCCAATATATGATGAAAATGGAAATTTTACCGGACCTACAGGAAACCCTCTTTATTATGGAGATATTACAAATCCAATCGGAAAAGCCACAACTGTCGAAAGATCAACAAAAGGATATAATCTTCAAGGGAACCTTTTCGCAGAAATCAATTTGCTGAAAAACTTAGTGTTTAAGTCTTTAGGTGGGGTTGAAGCCAACTTCTGGTTTGACAGAACCTGGTCGCCAAAATATTCATGGGGCTCTAATGTTCAGACCAATTCATATCTATCACAAGGAACAAATAGAAGTATTACAGTTTTATGGGATAACACGCTGACGTATGATGCTCATTTTGGCGCACATAATGTAAATGCAGTTGTGGGAAGCAGTTCGCAGTCTAATAAGTATGATTTCTTAAACGGCTCTATTCAGAAATTTGCGAGTGATGAAACACAGCAGATAGACAATGGTACATTACAGCCGACAGTAGGAGGTAATGCTTCTGAATGGGCAATTATGTCATATTTGGCAAGGGTGAATTATGACTATGATGGCAAGTATTATGTAACCGGTACAATTAGAAGGGATGGATCTTCTCGTTTTGGTGAAGGAAATAAATGGGGATGGTTTCCATCAGGTGCTTTATCCTGGAGGATCTCATCAGAGAAATTTATGGAGAAAGTAACAGCTATCAACGATTTGAAATTAAGAGTTGGTTATGGTATTACCGGAAATCAGGATATTGGAAATTATGCATTTTCTTCATCGTACAATACGGTTATGTATAATTTTAATAACAATTATGTAAGCGCAGTTGTGCCTACTGTACTTCCGAATACAAATGTAAAATGGGAAGGTCAGGAACAGTTTAATGTTGGTCTGGATGCGTCATTCTTCGATAGCAGAATCAATTTAACTTTTGATGCCTATGTGAAAAACACCAATGATATGTTAGTCCCGATGTCTGTACCTGTAACTTCAGGATATTCAGATATTTATGTACCATCAATAAACGCTGGGAAAATTCAAAACAAAGGTATTGAATTGTCATTATCAACAAAAAATCTGGTTCATGAATTCAAGTGGTCTTCAGATGCTGTTTTTTCTTACAACAAAAACAAAGTTGACAGTATAAACGGTGATACGCCAATTATAACTGGAAGCACAGGATTGAACAGTACCATTTCCCTAATTCAGGCAGGATACCCTGTAAACGTTTTTTATGGGTATGTAACTGACGGTATTTTTCAAACACAGACTGATGTAAATAATCATGCAGTGCAGATGCCTGGTTCTAATACGGCAACAAGTACTGCGCCTGGAGATGTAAGATTCAAGGATCTTAATAATGATGGAATCATTAACGATAAAGACAGAACGTTTTTAGGCAATCCTAATCCAAAATTCACCTATTCGCTTAATAATACATTTTCTTACAAGAATTTTGACTTAACAGTTTATTTTCAAGGAGTATACGGAAATGACATCTACAATGCCAATCGTATGTATACAGAATCTATGTCTGTTGCAAATAATCAGACAGCGGCAACTTTAGGAAGATGGACAGGCATTGGAACGAGTAATAGTATGCCAAGAGCAGTGTATGGTGACCCTAACAGCAATGCCAGAGTTTCTGACAGGTTTGTAGAAGATGGTTCATATCTGCGATTAAAAAATGTGAGTTTGAGCTATAATTTTCCAGAGAGCGTATTTAACAATGTATTTTCATCAATTCGATTATACTTCTCAGCGCAGAATGTTTTGACTTTTACAAACTACAAAGGATTTGACCCTGAAGTTTCGGTAAACGGTATTGATAATAGCGTATACCCGGTTACAACAAATTACTCTATTGGACTTAATCTTGGATTTTAA
- a CDS encoding DUF6377 domain-containing protein: protein MIQQFFTEKSFLRFKLRFCLSLVLVSILLLYPSSFYGQSEQLLKRLDQVIDSSSIYDKSKRKTIQDLKDKLELIKDDRHKLLDLNQQLFDQYVLFKRDSAFDYALKIKGLSEKINDKSYLMKANINLANISVSAGMYKEGLDYLLLIKPEEINNENGSLYYGLLGRCYSDMAEYSSIPIFSKKYNQLAKKCRIKALNLTDEGTFFNSFLKFFNEYKDGDLASAEKGFLSLLNSDVSDRDEALLNYMLGEICNESGRVDRAIDYYSKAVISDIRISTKESLAIIKLSELLFRKKNLQSASSLVKKAYDDAVFYGAQQRKLQVGAILPHIEEEIVQNIEREKKRLYYQYIGAIVFSVIVICFLILTFMQFRKIQKAKKIIAVAHTDLQNVNKQLVVVNEEIKARNSQIELINNRLSEANKINEEYIGFFFTEYDDIFEKFNEFTSYIERDIDSGDYAKAKYRISRYDLKKEKDKLLNNFDTAFINLFPDFITEFNSLMKPGEQIKLKEGQILNKELRIFALIRLGIKHNEKIAQILGYSVNSIYAYKTKVRNKSIIENEGFDKKLMKITSVKIT, encoded by the coding sequence ATGATTCAGCAATTTTTTACAGAAAAATCTTTTCTACGCTTTAAACTGAGGTTTTGCTTGAGTTTGGTTTTAGTCTCGATTCTATTATTATATCCAAGCAGTTTTTATGGACAAAGCGAGCAGTTGTTAAAAAGGCTAGATCAGGTAATAGACTCCTCGAGCATCTATGATAAAAGCAAGAGAAAGACCATTCAGGACTTAAAAGATAAGCTTGAACTGATTAAAGATGATCGCCACAAGTTATTAGATTTGAACCAGCAGCTTTTTGACCAGTATGTACTTTTTAAAAGAGATTCTGCTTTTGATTATGCTTTAAAAATTAAAGGGCTATCAGAAAAAATTAACGATAAATCTTATTTGATGAAGGCCAATATTAATTTGGCCAATATCAGTGTTTCTGCGGGTATGTATAAAGAAGGGTTGGATTATCTGCTTTTGATTAAACCCGAAGAGATAAACAATGAAAACGGATCTTTATATTATGGTCTGTTAGGTAGATGCTATAGCGATATGGCAGAATACAGCAGTATTCCAATCTTTAGTAAAAAGTATAACCAGCTTGCTAAGAAGTGCAGGATTAAGGCTTTAAATTTAACAGATGAAGGCACTTTTTTCAATTCATTTTTAAAATTTTTTAATGAATATAAGGATGGTGATTTAGCTTCTGCTGAAAAAGGCTTTCTCTCCCTTCTTAATTCTGACGTTAGCGATAGGGATGAAGCCTTATTAAATTATATGCTGGGGGAGATCTGCAATGAGTCGGGCAGGGTAGATCGTGCAATTGATTATTACAGCAAAGCCGTTATTTCAGATATTCGTATATCAACAAAAGAATCACTGGCTATAATAAAGCTATCAGAGCTCTTGTTTAGAAAAAAGAATCTGCAGAGTGCATCTTCGCTAGTGAAAAAAGCATATGATGATGCTGTTTTTTACGGGGCACAGCAGAGAAAACTACAAGTAGGAGCGATCCTGCCACACATTGAAGAAGAAATAGTCCAGAATATTGAAAGAGAAAAAAAGAGGCTCTACTATCAATATATAGGTGCAATTGTTTTTTCAGTAATTGTAATCTGCTTTTTAATCCTTACTTTTATGCAATTCAGGAAAATTCAAAAAGCAAAAAAGATAATTGCAGTTGCGCATACAGATCTGCAGAATGTAAATAAACAGCTTGTTGTTGTAAACGAAGAAATAAAGGCGCGTAACAGCCAAATTGAATTGATTAACAATCGTCTTTCAGAAGCTAATAAGATTAATGAAGAATATATTGGTTTTTTCTTTACGGAATATGATGATATTTTTGAAAAGTTTAATGAATTTACATCTTACATAGAAAGGGATATTGATTCAGGAGATTATGCTAAAGCAAAATACAGAATATCAAGATATGATTTGAAGAAGGAAAAGGATAAACTGCTCAATAATTTTGATACAGCTTTTATCAATCTGTTTCCAGATTTTATTACTGAATTCAATTCGCTCATGAAACCCGGGGAGCAGATAAAGCTAAAAGAAGGGCAGATTCTTAATAAAGAGCTGAGAATTTTTGCCTTGATCCGTTTAGGGATCAAACACAATGAGAAAATTGCGCAAATTTTAGGTTATTCAGTCAATTCAATTTATGCCTATAAAACTAAAGTTCGTAATAAGTCCATAATCGAAAATGAAGGCTTTGATAAAAAATTGATGAAAATTACTTCTGTAAAGATTACCTAA
- a CDS encoding DUF1080 domain-containing protein produces MKKIIVSLVILFGLQTIQAQKSFKPLFDGKSTKGWHSYGKKSAGKAWKTADGILHFDSKEANNGQGGDLVTDAEFRDFHLKLDWKIAQNGNSGIIFYVNENPVEYQNTYSTGLEMQILDNEGHPDAKILKHRAGDLYDLVQSRSEPVKQAGEWNTAEILSRKGKLTLILNGVTVVETVLWDDNFKKNVSGSKFADWPDFGTFNKGKIALQDHGNNVWFRNIMIKELD; encoded by the coding sequence ATGAAAAAAATTATAGTTTCATTAGTTATTTTGTTTGGACTGCAAACGATACAGGCACAGAAAAGTTTCAAGCCCCTTTTTGACGGCAAATCGACAAAGGGCTGGCATTCCTATGGAAAAAAATCGGCTGGAAAAGCATGGAAGACGGCAGATGGCATATTGCATTTTGATTCAAAAGAAGCAAACAATGGTCAGGGCGGGGACTTAGTAACGGATGCTGAATTCAGGGATTTTCATCTAAAATTGGATTGGAAAATAGCCCAGAACGGGAACAGCGGCATAATTTTTTATGTAAATGAGAATCCTGTAGAATACCAAAATACTTATAGTACCGGACTCGAAATGCAGATTTTAGATAATGAGGGCCATCCGGACGCAAAAATTCTTAAGCATCGAGCAGGAGATTTGTATGATTTGGTTCAAAGCAGATCAGAGCCTGTCAAACAGGCTGGAGAATGGAATACTGCCGAAATTCTCAGCAGGAAAGGAAAATTAACACTTATTCTTAATGGAGTTACAGTGGTAGAGACTGTTCTTTGGGATGATAATTTCAAAAAAAACGTATCGGGAAGCAAATTTGCAGATTGGCCGGATTTTGGCACATTCAATAAAGGAAAAATTGCTTTGCAGGATCATGGAAACAATGTATGGTTTCGTAATATTATGATTAAAGAATTAGATTAG
- a CDS encoding T9SS type A sorting domain-containing protein produces MGTDFISNNWEDGNWLYSDAVNADFLTAARYRVDGTDTKWNIAEAGVYNITVNLATELLTVQKVDQNSIILQKNSLSNKPVSLVGNEVSIVQNEMVVYPNPTSGLFSIQIKRPKSAKATVYIFNLNGAVLQKRNIVFSEEVQNFEFNITGATSGIYLIKVDCLDGVTQNLILQN; encoded by the coding sequence TTGGGAACAGATTTTATTTCCAATAATTGGGAGGATGGGAACTGGCTGTATTCTGACGCTGTTAATGCTGACTTTCTTACTGCTGCGCGATACCGTGTTGACGGGACTGATACAAAGTGGAATATTGCGGAAGCAGGTGTTTATAACATTACAGTTAACCTTGCAACGGAACTCTTAACAGTACAAAAGGTGGATCAAAATAGTATAATATTACAAAAAAACTCCCTAAGCAATAAACCGGTATCTTTAGTTGGCAATGAAGTTTCAATTGTTCAAAATGAAATGGTTGTTTATCCCAATCCAACTTCAGGCTTGTTTTCAATTCAAATTAAACGTCCAAAATCAGCAAAAGCGACTGTTTATATTTTTAATCTGAATGGTGCGGTTTTACAAAAGCGAAATATAGTTTTCTCGGAAGAAGTCCAAAATTTCGAATTCAATATTACGGGTGCAACGTCTGGAATATACTTGATAAAGGTTGACTGTTTGGATGGTGTCACTCAAAATCTGATTTTGCAGAATTAG